CTAAAAACAGGAAGTAAAGTTGTAACAAATGCTACGTAGAAAATTGTATCTaaacgtgaataatttttatcaaaattgcTATTACACACGTAATGTCACCTATCAATGCTCACTTTGTAACTGAATGCAGCCCATGACTAATccgataattatttaatctttCGATCACCGGTGATTTTAATGTATATTCAAATAACCCACATTTATATTATTGGACTATAGCTTGGCCAGTATACTGGGCAAGTGAAGGTCTAAAGGTTATTACACCAACCTTTGCCAgtgatataaaataaacgtTCAGTTCTGTAACAGGTTGCCACGTTTACATTTACATTTATATCTTCATATTCGCATGTACGACTCATACCCCAGAATCAACAAATAGCTGTATACAATGCTATCTGTTTTCGATTTGTATTGTTGGTACAGATTTAAAACACTACAATACATTTGTGCGCTTTGTGacgtaatatttcaaaacttgAAAGCTCTCACTTGAATCATGCAAAACTATATTCaagaaaatggaagaaaacgAATGACTGTGCTTCTGAATCTGAATACTCGAGTGTGATTTTAGTTCAAACTAAATTTAGACAGCGATTGAtgtatacaaaaattgtacttGAAATAGTTGCAATTTCAATATATCTATGTTGTTTTAATATGGATACACATAGATAAGATTGTTAATGAGttaaatatgtatacgtttATACACTACATCATTACATTCTGTGTGATGAGACATTTGCTCTTTAACTAGTCAGCATCGTTGACCCCTGTACAGTATACTCGGTGGATTCAATGACTTTATAactatgaataaaaattattcacagttGACGGATATTGGGAAACGACGGAGTTTCAGTTTTAATTGACATCAAATAATGTACGAGTGAAAATTAGAGAAAGACTTTAACATTGGCCAACTGTTCTACAcgttcaaattattttcaatcacagtGCTACTTGACATACATGTTtcataaatagaataaattgatCAAATTCTATTGATTAGAGGTCAAGGAATACTCGGACTTGTTTATTATGTAATATGAGAAATGAcgtttcaatgaaaatattttttgctgtTTACGAGTACTGTAAATCcatgttttcgaattttagtATAATCTGCGGGTGGaattgtatatataattatgcGTCAAAATAATTGCGCGAcaagaaaaatatgtatcgaTTGTGAGTCATTTGTATTGTTGATTGTGTCATTATAGACAAAGTTCTCATCACAGAGTAGGGctcgattattataattatcattattattattactattaaatTATGATATTGCAATATTACagtatgtaaatatatataaattcataACAAAAGGAAATTTCTAGATACTGAATCCGTTGAAAAAACCGTGATTGACATGCATATCATTTTTCTAAACTAAAACAGTATCAACTCCCTAATCTCTATCATTAGGCAAATTAAATTCTGATGTGAGCTCTATTAATCTTTAGACTACCGAAAAGTCAAAATATAGTCTCTGCCTGTGATGGGAACTTCATATATGTTAGATTTAAGATACAGCCACAACATTTTAAGACTTTCTAAGGGGAATAGAGTTTTTCAAATCCCGGCAATGTAAAGGTTAATCGAGATCGTAACCGAATTTAATTTGCATGTAAATTCTGATTATTATCTAAGGCTGGTAGCAATGGGTTTTATTACTATTGACAAGGTCGTTACAGTAATTCTAGTGACGACGTAGAGAGTGGATAATATAAGTATTTATGCTTTATCATACAATTATAAATGCATCAAAGTATACTGATGCCAGATCATGTGTTCACCAGGCACTGGCTTGAAACATTTCGCGTTTAtaacaatcaaaaataaattgccgATCAGTATTATGACAGtactgtgttttttttcgtacgtacttaaaaatattgtattacctcaaatatacaaaaaattacatacGTAAAGAGCACTGTGCGATTCTGATTCCACGATATTATAGTGCGTTTAGTACTTGAAAATGTCTCGGGGTATTTCACAGTCTTAAAAATCACCTTGGGTTTAACTTTGTACAACGTATATGTAATTACAAAAACTTCACGCCATCTAGAAGAATTTgggcgaaaaaatttcagatttggTACAAATACTTTTTCAGTAATCCAAAAGAATTTTCTCCCACATCTATTActacaaataatttttatgacataattcaacatttattattgttataaagTCGCTTATTTCCAAGGAAGAACTGAActgatttgataaaaaaaactcactCGTATATGTATGAGCACAATTCTTATACTAGGTGAGAcatattgaataattcaaaccAAAATGACTCGACTGAATGAATTCGAACTTAAAATCAGCTTAGAAAGAAGTTAAATTTACTCTTGTAAACATTACTCATTACACAGTAAATTACATTGATGGCAGTATGAATTTCAGGTAAGATTCAGCATGCTCAAACTAATTTAATATACGTTTAAAATCGTTGATATAACATCACCAGCAGCATTTAATGTCAACTGTGGGTGATAGCATGCTGAATATATCACGTAGCTTCATTTAAATGTTATCTAAATATTCTGCTAATTTATGTACAATCATATCGTAGTGGTAAGAATAGTAGAAAACATTTTTACGTGCAATCTTATAAACTTTCAAATGAAATACTTATTTTCTTAAGTATACCGTGCGCCACgtttgtataaaattatttaaatatatgtgAAATATTGCAAACGATGTAAATGTCAGCattcgtatttttcaaattgaccAGTTTGCTTTCAATTGCTAAGCATCTAAGTATCACACAATTAGCTGTGCGGATTGTGTATAGTGACGCGAGTACAAAAATCAAGCTTACATCAGTATTCACATACATATGTTTCGCGAGGCGTTTGTTCCTACTTATTGAAGAACGTTTGTATTTGCAGAATCACATGCACATTAATAGTGTGCATGAGTGAGTACGCACGGTCccaatataaaaaaagaaaacacattGGAGAACGAATGTCAATAtacagtaaaaattttatgtttacaaAATCTTTACGTGAACTGTCAGTGAGATGAAaacgaatatttcatttccaCCCCATGCTTTACCAATTAAAAGATAATTATGAGTTATCAAGAAGCGATGAATATGTGCCAGCATAATACACATACAAATTCCAAAACTtgatgagaaaattgaaaacacttTCACTGACTATTTAGCTCTTATTTACAAACTGTATtatgatattaaaatttagaatacaTACCTATTGGTAAGTGCTAATGATAAAAATGCCACGCTATATACATGTCTCCAAGATAAAACGGACATGCGTCGAATCTCAGAAAGCTTCAACAAAACTAGCTGGGAATAATCCAGTTCGACCTGTACGTTGTAGAGTTCCTTTGTACCATCCGTCATCACGTTTCTTAAGGACATGTATTATATCACCAACACGAAGTTCCAATTCAAACTCACTATTCGGAGGATACGGGACGATGCAACGAAATCGATACACACGATCTCTgtaaaaaagtatgaaatatgtatgtaaatgCCCCAGAATATCAATGCATAGAACTTCAATTCTTTATTCTAAATTCTAGGTTGCTTACCGTTCTCTAACCGAAGTTTGCTGTTTACTTTGCTTTGCGGAACCAGCATCCAATGAATTACTCTTACGATGATGATTTCCTACGGCAGCTGTGCTTACTCCATTATCCCCActcctgaaaatattatattaaaatgtatttatgAGGAAAAAGATGTAGAAACATAAAGAATAAAGCACAGTATAGAAATTTGAGTTTGATAATAAACTGTGTAAGGGATGTGTACACAAGTAACATGCCAAGATTGAtagaatatttaatttgatgACTGTATATTGCCCTCTAATGTTTGATGATAATTCAACTTCCACATTATTTAATACATATTAGTTCTTGACATCATCAAATTTTGTGTCTGAGTTACAAAGATGTTTGTGATTACAAAGCATAAAGCATGACAGGTAAATCAAACAGCAAAATTACACATCAAATAACAAGGCTAAGATGCAAATGACGTTCAATACAACTAATCCGTAAAAGTAAATATGCACAAAATGTATCACAGACGAGTTCCATTATTTTATTGGTGCAGataccaaaaatttgaaagcatTCCAAAATTGATCAATCAATCAGTCACACTGTAACCCAATAGCGtagaattttcaatctacAAAGAGTGTTTTGATTTAATATAACTGTTGCATTGCAAAAACTAATTGTTACTGGAACTCTTATATTATGATAATACAGTAATAATTGTACACATATTTCAATGAATTCCAACATGAGATAATGATCAACTCTAGAGTGTGCGTTTACTGTACAATAATCAACAAACCTTTGCAAAAAAGTGACAGGTAAGGAGGGCCGCTCCTTATGTTTCAGTCTTTGGGATGCAGTTGCGTGACTTGAGCCAGAACCGGTGTAGAGACGAAGATGTGTATTTTGAGTATTTACATCCAACTGTGGACAAACCTGCAGTAGCTGGCTCGGGCAAGAACCCGATCTGAGTGCCAGGATCATGCAGACTCAACATTAGAGCATCGAACATTCAAAAGCGTGCATAGCAGCATTTGTGACAATGTGATCTAAGAGAAATGAACTATTCACTCCTTTACTTCTTTATACTGCAAAATATACAACTGAAGTCAGGTTTGGAACCTATTTAAATCGAGCAGTTTGACATCGTATGAATTTCTGCTCCCTAAAATAGATTTTACATGAAAATGTACAAGAAATGTCTTACAATCATGCGAGTGCTACACACATACATAAAACTTTCCATGGATAACACATACATGTGGACATAAAAGCAACAAACATTGAGTGAAATTGTGAGTATAAACAAGTTCTAAGCGAATGCAATAATACATTTGTGTCAAAGACTTCACGAATAAtgcattatttattaaaaaaattttttttactcacctAATGTGGACGGGATTTACAACAGTTACAGTGTTTCCATCATCAAACACTGGATTATCCATTGAATACGACGTTGGTGGAGGAgactttgattttttaatgttAGTTAAGCGACGCATCAGTGAGacacctttttcttttttctctttctggaatataaagaataaatatttttgctttTGACCAAGTTGGACCATCTGCAAAACTTCACGTTCCTCATAGTACTTTAGGCAATATGACAAGCGCTAAAAGTGATATGAGAAATATTATAGATACCTTCTCAATATTTCTTGCAGTACCAGCTGCCACGGAAGTATTGGGAGGCGGGCTCACAGTGCTGGCTAAACGCAGTGTGTTGTTAGGACTTCTGTTTAGATCACCCAATGGTGAAAGTAACATTGTCTGTTTGCCTGGAGAAGCTTCAAGGTTCATACAAATGGTGGTAGAATAACTAGAGAAacttttgtacatttttaaaaGCTATTCATGTTAAACATGGTTAATACTCTAATTGTTTTTTGATCAACATTACTGATTTTCGTCGTTGCATTCGAAAATTACAATGATGACTATCAGGCGTAAAAGACCACTTGATTCGTATGTTTACTAGCATTAGATTTCATGAAAGGTTTACGCAAACAAATAGGGGTTACAGTCTTCATAAATAAAAGCTGAGGTTTAAATGGTATTATACAGTTTGCGTAAAATCTTACCTAGATTTGAGGACATAACTGCACTGTGACTCCGTCCCAGTGGATTGGCTGCCAAAGATTGTTGTTCATTGGCCTGAGATTGACCTTGATTCTGAGTTTCACCTTGACTGTGCCACGATGAAGATATACCAGATGCAGGGCTTGTAGTTCTGGGAGGAAGCTCAGGTGGCGGAGGACGGGAACCGAGGGGTTGTGGGGCAGGACCTTTGTTTCTAGTATAAGTTATGCAAGGTCGTGGCTCATTGCCGCTTGAAGAGACAGACGTCGATTGATTACTTTGATGAGTAGCTGTACTTGATGCATTACGGCAAATGTTGCGTATCTGTAATTGGGACCTGAAAATCGAACGAAGACTTATTTATTATGAATTTATTGGACATCAAGGCggatcggtaaaaaaaattatcattgccAGCAGCTTACTTTGCTGGGGCAACGTAATTCCCAGGAAAAACTCCACATTTTTGCGTTCGATTTGACGTCCCTTTGAACCAGCCATCCTGACAGCGTTCAGTTACCATATAAATTCCACCTTTACGCAATTCCAACTCGTCAGCCTTCTGCGGTTTGTAAGGATAGAGAGCTATATATGCCGCTGGTAAGTGACTACCACCAGGAGTCGTAAGCATACTTTGAGATGGCTGTGCGAGTACCAGATCACTGCTGCCACTACGTTTATGGCGTACACCAGGATCAGTGCTACTGCTTGTCTGTGAACGAAACACTTAGAAGGTCTTAAGAACGTTTTGAATTTATATCTCGTATTGTTATCAATGATTTACGTACCTGGACTGGAGTAAAAGGTTCATTTGCACCGGTCAGCGCAGCATCAATTGCTGGACTGAGAATCTCAGCACTATGTCTGTGATGAGTGTGTGGATGATGGCCAGAATTCATGGCAGTGAAACTGTGGCGCTTCATGCTATGTCTACTTCCGACAGCAGGTGGTGACGTTGCTGCAGGACTACTTGGGCTACTAGGTGCTGTACTTGAGCTACTTGAAGTATTTGAACTGTTTGGAGTATTAGGAGTTGTTGTCGTCGAACTGCCGCCAGATGAAACAACTGAACTAGAATCTGACATTGGCAGTGTGGACGCCTGtggaagaattatttttggaTCAGTTTTTAGCATCTTATTAAAACAGGCATCTTGCATCATTGATTTACTTTGGCAAATGTAATGCCTGATGatttatacaaataaattacgCATACCAAAGGTATTTGCGGTCGAGGCTGACTTGCTGCTTGTACATTGCGAGAATGATCTGTTGGGATAAGTGGAGTCGTTTCTTCATTAGTGGGTGTTGGAGGTGCTACTCTGGACGGTCCTGGTTGTGCGCTAATAACAGATTTTGCCATAGTCAAGTATGTAAAGTAGCTGAATTTGATGCAATATGCATATCGAATTCTCAatcattaataaataaaattattctgaTATGGTGAAATTAcctttcatttatatttatttctagCTGCTCAAAACAGTGTTCTCTTTATACCCAAGGTTGTTGTACCCACTGATAGTCAATACGTGTAATgtgtacatatgtgtatatgtggACAAACATATCTGTAATTGGCTAAATGAATACTTACTTGGTAGAGAGTTTCATCAATGCTCTAGCGATGCTGTTTAATTCAACAAAAGCAAGGGGAAATATCCCGATACGATCCAGCAGTTTGCCTTCAGCCCAATTTTCATCGACTCTTCTTATTACACTGATAACTTCAccctaaaaatatttctagtCTCAGTAGGTTTACAATAAAATGCAAACGCAAATGCGAATGAGTGCATATGCAGGAGTTGTTAAATATGATTAACGATAATTAAGGACATTCACCTTATTAAAAGTGAGACATCCATCTTCATCGTCATTAGTCATCCGGAAGTCATATAAAGCTTTACACTGGGGTACGTGGGGTGGCAATGGTGTCATTACCTGAAAAATTAGTTACAACTGATTGTTGATTAAATCATACATAGATAATAATGATAGGCAACAGTAGATTTATATCTTGAGCAAATCACTTTTGGATGAGCCATATTAAATGCTGAATATCTGTTTGGAGATTAGTATTTGCTCAGCGATCACATACTTCCTAACTATGACTCaatataagataaaaaaataacatagGTTTACAACTCTGATTATCGCACACATTGAATcctacaaataaatttacagtGACTTTATTGTTCtctaaaaattatacataaaattttctaaatatttcATAACTGTTTTATGAACAAACCTGGACATAAGATAAAGGAAAAACTCCATGGCTATTTCCACATTCTCCAAAGTACCAATTGTTATCAATCTTCTTACTCAGAATCACTATGTCACCTTTCTTGAAACTCAGATCTCTGTATAATGACAGAAGGCAGAAAACAAAGGAAAGAAATTAATGAACAGTTAACAATAGCAATATCAAGATCAATTTAAACAACACAAACTATAGGTTTCTGTGAAAATTTACTCAAAAAAGTACAAGAAACTTTTCTAGGAATATGGAATTATTGCATTACGTTGGAAGTAGGGAgtactttttatttcaaatctttCTGGAATAATGGTAAGGATTAACCATTGACAATTGTGAAGGGATGATAAATCGACTAACAGCtgtaaataacaaaatgcGTAATATCCTATTTAAGAATTTTACATCGTTACCAAAAATTCTATAAGGAGTTGTGATACGTGATAATGACAATTCGTATATTTGGAAATTGGAAATGCTCATCAACTCACCCTGGCACCTTGGATATATAATCATAAATAGCACGACCGTAAGGCTGATTGTGCAGGTGAACCTGTTTAGCCGCAGAATTTGTTTGGCGCATAGGCTCGGCCGGGATCGTAATAGGGACTTGGTTGGCGGTGGCTGAAACCGGAGCGACCTGATGACCTCCGAGCAATCTTTGGGGACCCGGAGTACCACGTACTGAAGTCTTAATGGCCCTGGGGGTAGCGTTGCGCATCCCTTCCAAGATCCGCATCAAAAGCACATTTGGTGGGAGGTCGTCGATCTTTACATCGACGAGGACCCTGCACTCCGGACATCTGAGCTCCCTGTGAGTGCTGAGAATTTCTTCCagacattttttgcaaaaggTATGCTGGCAGGGCAATACTTTGCTGGAAGTATCCAGTCGCTCAAGGCAAACCGAACATTCGAGCAAATCGTTGAGCATACACTCATCCATTGTTTTAACGGTTTTAGCTAAGTTGAGATTTCCGACTCGTCTTTCGTGGTGTGTATTATTTCTTGCGCTGTAACACTACCGACGGTGATGCTATtcgtatgtataattgtaaCACCTTCGTGCTGCGGACATAACGTTCTCGCTTTTATGTTAACTGCTGAAAGAAAACGCCTTGTTTCACTGCCCCATCATCCCGGAGACTCTCATGACTCGATTTCGTTTGTTGCATCCGCGCACACCCATTATCTTATATCGTCCGATTCCTGTTAATTAAAAGCACTTTGGTTGTCAATGCCGACAACTTTAACACCACGATAAACGTTAAACATAATACCGGCCAATACGATTCCAAATCGCTCATTTCGTCCCGACTGCGCTTGTTGGATTTTACGCAAACACTCGGCGCAGAGTGCAGCACTGCCCGGACTGTAAATGAGTCGcgcgatttttcaaatcaagcGACATGAGAGTGAAAGCTGATGTAAAAACACGGTTACTGGGTGGAGTATTATTATTCGCCGCAGGCAATTTATTAgaacaataaattttaaatcgatTATTACGTCAGTCATGATCCTTTGAGTCTGAATTTGTGTTCGATGTCGATTAAACAAAACACGCTCGGTGCGACGTTGGCCGCGAATCGTATTTGTTCGTTCTTCGTCTTGTGTTCCGTTCGGACTTTAACTCggtgaaatttctataaaagATATGCCGCAATTACACTGTATCGGTGTGAAATATATACAATCTGGCATGAAAGTAAAATGTTTAACCATTGAATGTAGAAGTGAGTTAAATAAAGCAATTGTGGTGTTGGCGCAGTTTTGCCATTCTAACAGTCGTTCCTGTCAGCACAAGTTGTGCGAAAGTCAAACGATGCGACAATCGCTGTCAACATATCTCCGCAATGAAATCTAATGATAGCTGCAAGTCTGGTTTATATCTTCGGATAATATTCAGTAAAACTGACTTGTGGATCATATGTTTACTGATCAGCCGGATAGAATAACCTCAATCCTAACTCGCCAGTTACTTGGCGGGATCTGTGACGTAACGATAACATTTGACAAACGAATTAGTGTATCGCTTTTGAACTAtacaaaaatatacgaagcggacttattttcttcaaagaaTGTGAGTTTGGATTTGTGATATAGTGCTCGATGATGCAGCGATGGATCACCCAAAAGTTACCTGAGAACCGGTATATGAGCTAACTAGCAAtatgttttttcatttgttaatcCTCTACCCTTTCCTAAACTGTAAAACGTCACGCTTCATGTACGCTTAAACGATAGTTGGTTTTCTATTTACTCGGCGATCGGTTCGTACAGCTGAAATATTCAAGCAGAGAAACTGTATGCCATAAGTTGGACACGGGAAAATATTTGCGTTAACGAATAATTTGTGATGTGGTCCGAGAGTACGGCAAGTGTACTTCAAGGAATATCATTAACACGAACCACCTTTAATTATAATCCACAAGTACAggtacgaatttttttatacatactaTATTTTGTCCCGTTGAAGGGAAAAGAGAGTTGTTTATGCGTTCTGAGGAACatgttggaaatttttgcaatCGACATTTAC
This genomic stretch from Neodiprion pinetum isolate iyNeoPine1 chromosome 6, iyNeoPine1.2, whole genome shotgun sequence harbors:
- the POSH gene encoding E3 ubiquitin-protein ligase SH3RF3 isoform X3, with protein sequence MDECMLNDLLECSVCLERLDTSSKVLPCQHTFCKKCLEEILSTHRELRCPECRVLVDVKIDDLPPNVLLMRILEGMRNATPRAIKTSVRGTPGPQRLLGGHQVAPVSATANQVPITIPAEPMRQTNSAAKQVHLHNQPYGRAIYDYISKVPGDLSFKKGDIVILSKKIDNNWYFGECGNSHGVFPLSYVQVMTPLPPHVPQCKALYDFRMTNDDEDGCLTFNKGEVISVIRRVDENWAEGKLLDRIGIFPLAFVELNSIARALMKLSTNAQPGPSRVAPPTPTNEETTPLIPTDHSRNVQAASQPRPQIPLASTLPMSDSSSVVSSGGSSTTTTPNTPNSSNTSSSSSTAPSSPSSPAATSPPAVGSRHSMKRHSFTAMNSGHHPHTHHRHSAEILSPAIDAALTGANEPFTPVQTSSSTDPGVRHKRSGSSDLVLAQPSQSMLTTPGGSHLPAAYIALYPYKPQKADELELRKGGIYMVTERCQDGWFKGTSNRTQKCGVFPGNYVAPAKSQLQIRNICRNASSTATHQSNQSTSVSSSGNEPRPCITYTRNKGPAPQPLGSRPPPPELPPRTTSPASGISSSWHSQGETQNQGQSQANEQQSLAANPLGRSHSAVMSSNLASTVSPPPNTSVAAGTARNIEKKEKKEKGVSLMRRLTNIKKSKSPPPTSYSMDNPVFDDGNTVTVVNPVHIRSGSCPSQLLQVCPQLDVNTQNTHLRLYTGSGSSHATASQRLKHKERPSLPVTFLQRSGDNGVSTAAVGNHHRKSNSLDAGSAKQSKQQTSVRERDRVYRFRCIVPYPPNSEFELELRVGDIIHVLKKRDDGWYKGTLQRTGRTGLFPASFVEAF
- the POSH gene encoding E3 ubiquitin-protein ligase SH3RF3 isoform X2 — its product is MDECMLNDLLECSVCLERLDTSSKVLPCQHTFCKKCLEEILSTHRELRCPECRVLVDVKIDDLPPNVLLMRILEGMRNATPRAIKTSVRGTPGPQRLLGGHQVAPVSATANQVPITIPAEPMRQTNSAAKQVHLHNQPYGRAIYDYISKVPGDLSFKKGDIVILSKKIDNNWYFGECGNSHGVFPLSYVQVMTPLPPHVPQCKALYDFRMTNDDEDGCLTFNKGEVISVIRRVDENWAEGKLLDRIGIFPLAFVELNSIARALMKLSTNAQPGPSRVAPPTPTNEETTPLIPTDHSRNVQAASQPRPQIPLASTLPMSDSSSVVSSGGSSTTTTPNTPNSSNTSSSSSTAPSSPSSPAATSPPAVGSRHSMKRHSFTAMNSGHHPHTHHRHSAEILSPAIDAALTGANEPFTPVQTSSSTDPGVRHKRSGSSDLVLAQPSQSMLTTPGGSHLPAAYIALYPYKPQKADELELRKGGIYMVTERCQDGWFKGTSNRTQKCGVFPGNYVAPAKSQLQIRNICRNASSTATHQSNQSTSVSSSGNEPRPCITYTRNKGPAPQPLGSRPPPPELPPRTTSPASGISSSWHSQGETQNQGQSQANEQQSLAANPLGRSHSAVMSSNLGKQTMLLSPLGDLNRSPNNTLRLASTVSPPPNTSVAAGTARNIEKKEKKEKGVSLMRRLTNIKKSKSPPPTSYSMDNPVFDDGNTVTVVNPVHIRSGSCPSQLLQVCPQLDVNTQNTHLRLYTGSGSSHATASQRLKHKERPSLPVTFLQRSGDNGVSTAAVGNHHRKSNSLDAGSAKQSKQQTSVRERDRVYRFRCIVPYPPNSEFELELRVGDIIHVLKKRDDGWYKGTLQRTGRTGLFPASFVEAF
- the POSH gene encoding E3 ubiquitin-protein ligase SH3RF3 isoform X4; translated protein: MDECMLNDLLECSVCLERLDTSSKVLPCQHTFCKKCLEEILSTHRELRCPECRVLVDVKIDDLPPNVLLMRILEGMRNATPRAIKTSVRGTPGPQRLLGGHQVAPVSATANQVPITIPAEPMRQTNSAAKQVHLHNQPYGRAIYDYISKVPGDLSFKKGDIVILSKKIDNNWYFGECGNSHGVFPLSYVQVMTPLPPHVPQCKALYDFRMTNDDEDGCLTFNKGEVISVIRRVDENWAEGKLLDRIGIFPLAFVELNSIARALMKLSTNAQPGPSRVAPPTPTNEETTPLIPTDHSRNVQAASQPRPQIPLASTLPMSDSSSVVSSGGSSTTTTPNTPNSSNTSSSSSTAPSSPSSPAATSPPAVGSRHSMKRHSFTAMNSGHHPHTHHRHSAEILSPAIDAALTGANEPFTPVQTSSSTDPGVRHKRSGSSDLVLAQPSQSMLTTPGGSHLPAAYIALYPYKPQKADELELRKGGIYMVTERCQDGWFKGTSNRTQKCGVFPGNYVAPAKSQLQIRNICRNASSTATHQSNQSTSVSSSGNEPRPCITYTRNKGPAPQPLGSRPPPPELPPRTTSPASGISSSWHSQGETQNQGQSQANEQQSLAANPLGRSHSAVMSSNLASPGKQTMLLSPLGDLNRSPNNTLRLASTVSPPPNTSVAAGTARNIEKKEKKEKGVSLMRRLTNIKKSKSPPPTSYSMDNPVFDDGNTVTVVNPVHIRSGDNGVSTAAVGNHHRKSNSLDAGSAKQSKQQTSVRERDRVYRFRCIVPYPPNSEFELELRVGDIIHVLKKRDDGWYKGTLQRTGRTGLFPASFVEAF
- the POSH gene encoding E3 ubiquitin-protein ligase SH3RF3 isoform X1: MDECMLNDLLECSVCLERLDTSSKVLPCQHTFCKKCLEEILSTHRELRCPECRVLVDVKIDDLPPNVLLMRILEGMRNATPRAIKTSVRGTPGPQRLLGGHQVAPVSATANQVPITIPAEPMRQTNSAAKQVHLHNQPYGRAIYDYISKVPGDLSFKKGDIVILSKKIDNNWYFGECGNSHGVFPLSYVQVMTPLPPHVPQCKALYDFRMTNDDEDGCLTFNKGEVISVIRRVDENWAEGKLLDRIGIFPLAFVELNSIARALMKLSTNAQPGPSRVAPPTPTNEETTPLIPTDHSRNVQAASQPRPQIPLASTLPMSDSSSVVSSGGSSTTTTPNTPNSSNTSSSSSTAPSSPSSPAATSPPAVGSRHSMKRHSFTAMNSGHHPHTHHRHSAEILSPAIDAALTGANEPFTPVQTSSSTDPGVRHKRSGSSDLVLAQPSQSMLTTPGGSHLPAAYIALYPYKPQKADELELRKGGIYMVTERCQDGWFKGTSNRTQKCGVFPGNYVAPAKSQLQIRNICRNASSTATHQSNQSTSVSSSGNEPRPCITYTRNKGPAPQPLGSRPPPPELPPRTTSPASGISSSWHSQGETQNQGQSQANEQQSLAANPLGRSHSAVMSSNLASPGKQTMLLSPLGDLNRSPNNTLRLASTVSPPPNTSVAAGTARNIEKKEKKEKGVSLMRRLTNIKKSKSPPPTSYSMDNPVFDDGNTVTVVNPVHIRSGSCPSQLLQVCPQLDVNTQNTHLRLYTGSGSSHATASQRLKHKERPSLPVTFLQRSGDNGVSTAAVGNHHRKSNSLDAGSAKQSKQQTSVRERDRVYRFRCIVPYPPNSEFELELRVGDIIHVLKKRDDGWYKGTLQRTGRTGLFPASFVEAF